A segment of the Pseudobacteriovorax antillogorgiicola genome:
ACAGAATAGTTGGACGTTTCTTGAAGCCCCTGACGAAGAAATAGTACCCTTGCTAGCTTTAGATGAACTTGTATAATTCTGTCTTGGGATAGGTAGAGCATCGCTGCTTGTTGGATTCTGTCGTGAGCAAATTTATAGTATATGCTGTATTGGTTAACTGATGACTGAAAAGTATCTGGCACGGATGGGTCAGCGATGGAGCTGTTTTCAGCCATGATAATTTGCAATTCACAAGCGCGCCAAAGGGAACTTAATAAATCTTGGCCTGTGCTGCTGCAAATTTCAGCGAGTAAGTTAAACTCAAACCGTGACCCAATGCATGCTCCTATAGCCAGAATCTCTCTTAGCTCTCCATCGAGTGATTTCATCGTATTCAGAACGAATTCAACGACATTTGATGAAATCTTCAAGTCCTTGATGTCCTGGATTTGAGCCTTCCAGACTCTAGATTCTTGATCGTAGTTTATATAGTTTTTTTGGTAGAGGTTTGATAGGAGTTGTCTAACGAAAAAAGGATTTCCTCTAGTCTTCTCAAATATAATCTCACTTAGTATTTGTAACTCATCTCCTTGTATCTTCAAGGTGTCAAAGAGCAGAGTCGATATGTGGCTCTCATTGAGGTCTTGTAAGAGGACTTCGGGTACGAAAATATCATCTTTCTCTAAGCTTGCCATCATTCGTGAAAATGAGTGACCAGTGTCTATTTCGTTGCTTCGATAAGCCATCATTAAAAACAAATATCGATCGTCGACCTTTCTGAAAAGGCTTCGAAGACACTCCAGTGAACTTTCATCGGCCCACTGAATATCATCTAGAAAAAGCACTAGGGGCTGGTCGGGAGACGCAATCACATCGATAAATTGACCGAATGCAGCCATCACTCTATTTGTGTTTTCAGTTGCTCCTAGATCAGGAAGCGTGCCAAGCTCAGAGCCCATTAGTTGTTCTAGGTCTGGAATCAACACTTGCAAAGCTAAGCCTGTATCGGAGAGTTCCGATTGAAGTCTTCTCTGTAACTTGAGTACCTCGGATTTTGGTTTTTCCATGATCTTTTCGACAAGTTGCTGCATGCATTGGGTGAGAGCGTTGAATGGAACATCACGCCTAAATTGCTTGAACTTACCAGAGATAAAGATCCCGTGAGAAAGAGACACGGATTTTTCGAGCTCGAATGCGAGAGATGACTTACCTATGCCTGAGTGCCCGACCAGCCTTAAACTCTTAAGCCTACCTTTTGTGGCTACATCTAGGTAGGCATGGGTCATGATATCTATTTCGCTTTCGCGGCCGTAGAGCTTTTCTGGAATCTTTAGGAAAGAGGAATAATCTTCTATCCCTGGCAGCCAGGATGAAGAAACATTCTTACTAAGTATCAGTTCAAGATCATGAATGATTCCATGGGCACTTTGATAGCGATCTTCCGCCTCTTTCGCTAATAGTTTCTCAATCACTTGATCAAGGGCTTTCGGTATTGCTCGATTGTATTGACTGGGAGGTGATACACGCTCTCCGATATGGGACGCGACAAGGCTGAGTGGATCACTGGATTCAAATGGTGGCCTCCCTGTGAGCAAGAAGTAGAATGCAGCACCTAGAGAATAGAAGTCGGTGCGATAGTCGATACTCCGATTCATCCTGCCAGTTTGCTCAGGAGAGATGTAGGACAGATTGCCTTCAAGATCATGAATACTGGACTGGAGCTGCTGCTCCTTGCTCAAGGTCGAGGCATTTTCAAAGCTGATGATCTTCAATGCCTGATCGGCTTGATTGTAGATTAGTTGACTGGGATTAATATTACGGTGAATGAGTTTTGCGTCGTGAATCTCATTGATGGCTATGATCGCTTGTTTTGCGACAACGACGAATTCATCGAGAGGAAAAGCAGCTTCTGATAAAACAAGATTTTCTAGTGATTCTCCAGAGACAAGTTCCATCTCCATTAGGGCCGCATCGATGGCTTCCTTAAAGTTAAAGACCTTCACTGCGTGTCTGAAATTATGGCGAGATAAAATTGAATATTCTCGTTTAAGTTTCAGAATACTACTTCTATCGACTCCATTTGCAACAGAGAGTTTCAAAACAAGCTCTTTGCGATCGTCTACTGAACGAGCCTTGAAAATTGCTGCCGATTTTTGCCGTGATGTAGAAACAAGCCCAATATAAGGCTTCAGTAGTGGATGCATATCTCCTCCAATGACAACATCGGAAGTTAATACATAGTCTAAAGCTTTCCATAGTCTAAATTCTTAAAGGCGAGAGAGCCTAAAGCGGCTATGATTTGGATGAGGCAAGATATTCCTTGTCCAAAGTCTATTCTAATAGAAAAATTTGACTTACCAACGTCTTGACCCGTTGATTAGATATTGGTTTTACCAGCCACGTTATGATATTTAAATCTTTGATTTCTGAGCCGAAAACCTCAAATTCTGTTGTTAACATAACAACTGGAAAACGAAGCATTTTGTTATCAGCCAGCTTCCTAAGCATCTCCAGCCCCGTTAGCCCTGGCATGTGGTAGTCTAGGAAAACAAGATCTGGATGGGGATGGTTCTGAAGATAGGTCATGCCTTCCTCTGCTGATTCAGCTTCATGGATTTCATAATCCCTTGTAAGAATGACCTTTAGCTGCCTTCTGACTTCCAAGCTATCATCGATAATCAGGATTTTCTTCATATCTTTCTCAACTCTTAAGTGGTCTTATTGTGACTCTAAGTGATTGTTTGACGTTGGCACTTTTAACGACTTCGCTAACTTTATCATCCTCTTATTCAAGTTCCTAAAATCGTCGAAAATTTGATCCAATTTTATCCCATGATCCAAGCCATTCAAGGACGATGAGCAATTTAATAGGACCTCTAGCTGGAAAATATGGGGTAGATCAGATTTCTTGGACAAAACCTTCCGGGTTAGATACAGTGACCGATCGCTGTTTCCTTGATAGGAAGCTATGATCGCTTCATAGGAAAGGCATCGAACGAGGCTATGCGCTGCTGGTATCTCATCAAAGATTTCTTTTGCCATATTTAAGTGATGCATGGCTTGTTGAGGTTCGTCTAAGCTTAGCCATATGCTTACTAAGTGTAGATTTCCTCCTACCCACTGATCAAGGATAATCTCACTTGATACATAAAGATCTAGCCCTTGTCTCAATGATTCTCTTGCTTCGGATCGCTTTCCCTGAAAAATTTGGCTTAGAGCAAGGCCAAGGTACGCTAGTCCTATCAACCAGAAGCTTTGGGCTCGGATGATTACGATACGAAAGCGTTTGACAGCTAGTGTTAGGTCATCATCGATCAGAGAAGCTAGCGCTTCTAAGAGATTTTTTCGAGCTGCTGTATCAAATCGTTCGTAGTTCAATTCAAGGTTAGTAGACTTTTGAACGATGGCGAGGAACTGAGATAACTCAAGGTTCAAGATTCGGCTCACACTATCGACAAGTAGAGAATTGATCCGAAGATTTTCGATTACGCTTGATTGAGAGTGGGCAATGAGAGACGATAGTTCGTTATAGTACCCAGCTACCAAGGCCATTTCTATAACTTTATCGCCACTGATTTCTTCATGTTTAGGCCTTAAAGGGGCTGGAACTGTTTGTTTTAGCTCATCCGATAATTGACTTGGTTGACATTGGAGTACCCGTGCTAGGAGTAAAAGTTTGTCTTCATCGATATATGGTATCTTCCCAGAAAGCCATCGACTGAAAGTCTCTCTTGTCACGCTGAGCATGGCAGCCAGGTCACCTTTTTTAAGGCCCGCCGCATCCACTTCCTGACGAAGCGCCTCTCGATTAATTTTTAGCCGATTCTTCATTCAAAGATTCCCCAAATCCGATGGGTTCGAGCGTAGCTGTATTGCCAGGTTAGAGCCCTTGGCTCCGTTTTCGTTCGTATTACTACGTTCGGTGGTGTGACTAGAAAATTGATCAAAAAATGTAATAAGCAATAAATACTGACGGTTACCATTGAATCTAAGGGTCTGTTTTTTGATCAAGACGCAATTCCTAAAAGATGCGTTTTGGATTCTTAGCTACTTGCAGCTATCTTTGGGTAACCACCTCACCTGAGAAGCGTCTTTTCGTCAAATATAAAATGACTGTAATGCACTAATAATAATAATTAAAACAGGAGTGATCAATTTTTCGATCAAATTGTCCGAAAGGACTTAAAACAAAAAGACCATATCATTCGACACACGCAAGAAAGCTCCTAAAGAGGTTTGTATGAACACGATAACACTGCCAAATGCATCAAGAACACTGGACCACTACATGAAAGTCTTAGAGAAGGACTTCCTGATTTTGGATATCTTATCCAAGGCGAGAGTTGCTAAGTGTGTTGGTCCTGTGTGTTTCTTGATACATATAAACAGCATGCTTGGAAACATCAGCTGCATCTTAGTAAAGCTTCAAGGATCAAGCTTGAAGTCTTCACTTCTTTCACGGACACTAGATAAATCATCTCACCTGAAAGCACTGATTCAAGAAGTTGTCAAACTTAAGGTCGTTACATTTGACGAAGACTTTGACCAGATCCTAAGAAAGCATCAGATCGATAACTTGAAATTTGCAGGCTCCAAGGAAGAAATATTTAAGAGTGTCATGTCATTTCTAGAAGTAGATAGAATTCAAATGGTGGACTGCCCCTCTGTTTCCGTCCGGTTTCACAGAAGCTGGGTGGGCTACTGAACTACCAAAACCCATCGCACGCTCCATAAGATTCCAGTCTATTGGAGGATGACCCGCTTTTCGGCGGAGGGTTGGCCTTTGGCCAGCCTCTCCTTTTAGTTCTGTCTTCATCACCTTGCTAGCATTTTTACGGAACATTCTTTTCACTACTGCAAATTTCTGTGGATCACTAAATACATGAAATAAGCCTAGAGCTAATAAGCAACTCTCGTGGAACTCAAACTTACTATTCGTGTACTTATTTTGATCTGTTTGATGATCAGTAGAAAATTGCTAGAAACAAACAATAATTCATGCCGTATTTCAAAAATCAATATTAAGAATTATCTGATCTCAATCACATTTCGATGTATCGTAAATGAAGTCGACCAAAAGCTTGAGTATATCGTTTTTTTATTGACGTTATTTTAACAGGTTACTTTTCTTCCTATAAAAATATAGTTTCAAGCCTATTTTTTTCACATGACTTTAGACAAAGTGCCGAAGATCGGTCTTACTTATAATCAGATGTTTGTGAAAGAAGCAAAAGGAATATAGGTTTTGGCAAAAAAGTACACTATCAAGAAAATTACAAGAAAAAGGTGTAGGATCTTTCCCCTAACCAGAAATCATCTCGCAAAATACAGAGCGGTATGCTTCGAATCGTTTCACTTCCTTCTTGAAGCTAAGTCGATTGACTTTAGGATCTACATAAGGATTGGCCAGGAGATGGTGGAATACATTCGACCCGACGAAATGAGTCACCAGCTGATTCTCGATATATGGTCAGCTAGTCAAAAACCAGGTGTCGATGTAGAAGTCTATGTGCTTAAGTTAGAATATGAGAAGTATCAGAAAACTATCGGTCAAATTCGTATTGGCAAGATCAGAAGGCTTCTAGATAAAGAACCCCGGCTCGATCGAAAGATCTTAGATGTCTTTCATGATCTAAGTAGTGCCTCGCAGTTGATTCTGAGAGGTGGAATTCAGAACCATATGGTAAATAGGGCTTCAGCAGTTGTATCGAGACTCGTTGCTGAGCTAATGGAGAGCAATCAAGCTGTCGGCACACTCAGTAAGATGATTAGTATTGACCCGACGCTTTATGATCACAGCGCAAGTGTCGCGATGCTTTCGGGGATCGTCGCTCAGCAATATCAACTGAGGGTGTTCACTCTAGGTGAGTTAGAAACGATCATCTTAGCAGGGCTCTATCATGACTCTGGCAAGGGCCATATTCCTAATCACATCCTCAACAAACCAGGTAAGTTTTCTGATAGCGAATTTGCTATTATGAAACAGCATGCTTCTCTAGGGCATCGAGAGATCTCCCGAGTGATATCGCAAGGAGCTGCTATCGATCCTGTCGTGGCTCTTGTGGCTTTGGAGCACCACGAAAGAATGAATGGAACAGGTTATCCTCTAAAAAAGGCCGGAAAGGCGGAAGAGTCAAAGAATGGCATCCATTTGTATAGCAGGATCGTTGCGGTGGCAGACACCTACTCAGCACTCCTAATGAAGAGAGTTTATAAGCCTGCATTATCAGCAGAGGAAGCTATAACTAAGATGCATAGCTTCGCATCAAACCATTTTGATGAGGATGTTTTTCTGCCATTTGCCGCTCATGTCTTAGCAAGTCTTCAGCAGTTTGAAGAAGTTGATACGAAACCAATTAGCGAAGACTCTCAGAAGGATAAAGTAATGTTGTATATGATGAATGGCGAGCCAGTGTTTGTTTAAGAGGGAAGACCCGAAATACTTGACTTGAAGTTTGCAGAGCCTGATTTCAGGAGGTCATTTTGGGCGAGTAAACCCATGCCGTCTAGTTCTCAAAACATCAAGAGTCCCCTAGTCTATTTTGTTGGAACGTTCTATGATCCGCGAGATCTAAAACTAAACCTGGAGAATATGATGAAATTTCTTACTATGTCACTTCCAATAGCGTTTTCTATAACAATGGCTGACCTCACTCTAGCACTGGAATCGAGAATTGAGTCGACAGCAAACTTTTCTATCGAGAAGAGCCAAGTTGATCTTGTTCAAGTTGCTGTTGAAGTGTTGGAACAGAGTGACTCCCTTGACAGGTTCGCAGTACTTGGTTTCTATGACTTATTTCAGTATTCTGGTAAATATCAGATTATGAAGACTTCTGTGACGTTTTCAGATGTAAGGTTCCATAGCAGCGATTTTGATAGTGTTTCCGATCTTAGCTTCTATAAGTCTGTTTTGCCCGACACCGAGATCAACCAAGTCGTTGACGACAGGAACTTTAATGTGACTAGCTATTTTAAGGTCGGCCCCTTCAATCTTGGTTCGTCGTCAGCTGATGTTGCCATTTCGAATTCTGAAGATAGTGACAATCGGGAGTTGATGCTGGAATCATTCGCAACCATCGAAGCCCAGTCACAGATGGGTAA
Coding sequences within it:
- a CDS encoding response regulator, whose amino-acid sequence is MKKILIIDDSLEVRRQLKVILTRDYEIHEAESAEEGMTYLQNHPHPDLVFLDYHMPGLTGLEMLRKLADNKMLRFPVVMLTTEFEVFGSEIKDLNIITWLVKPISNQRVKTLVSQIFLLE
- a CDS encoding helix-turn-helix domain-containing protein translates to MKNRLKINREALRQEVDAAGLKKGDLAAMLSVTRETFSRWLSGKIPYIDEDKLLLLARVLQCQPSQLSDELKQTVPAPLRPKHEEISGDKVIEMALVAGYYNELSSLIAHSQSSVIENLRINSLLVDSVSRILNLELSQFLAIVQKSTNLELNYERFDTAARKNLLEALASLIDDDLTLAVKRFRIVIIRAQSFWLIGLAYLGLALSQIFQGKRSEARESLRQGLDLYVSSEIILDQWVGGNLHLVSIWLSLDEPQQAMHHLNMAKEIFDEIPAAHSLVRCLSYEAIIASYQGNSDRSLYLTRKVLSKKSDLPHIFQLEVLLNCSSSLNGLDHGIKLDQIFDDFRNLNKRMIKLAKSLKVPTSNNHLESQ
- a CDS encoding HD-GYP domain-containing protein — protein: MVEYIRPDEMSHQLILDIWSASQKPGVDVEVYVLKLEYEKYQKTIGQIRIGKIRRLLDKEPRLDRKILDVFHDLSSASQLILRGGIQNHMVNRASAVVSRLVAELMESNQAVGTLSKMISIDPTLYDHSASVAMLSGIVAQQYQLRVFTLGELETIILAGLYHDSGKGHIPNHILNKPGKFSDSEFAIMKQHASLGHREISRVISQGAAIDPVVALVALEHHERMNGTGYPLKKAGKAEESKNGIHLYSRIVAVADTYSALLMKRVYKPALSAEEAITKMHSFASNHFDEDVFLPFAAHVLASLQQFEEVDTKPISEDSQKDKVMLYMMNGEPVFV